TTTTTTTGAAAAAAAGTAAAAAAGGTGTTAATACATTTAAGTACCAACACCAAAAATTATACACCCGGAGTTATCAATGTTCTTTTAAATCTAATTTTAGTTATTGTTTTTAATTTGAGTGTTGCTGGAGTTGCTATTGCTACTATTACAGCTGAAACTATCTCTGCTTTCTTAATATTGAGAATTTTAAATAATACTCCTGGAATGTTGAGATTAAAATGGAAACTTGTAAAAATACATAAGAATCGTCTTTTAGAAATTGTAAAAATTGGGCTTCCTGCTGGAATACAAGGAATACTTTTTAATATTTCAAATGTTTTAATTCAATCTTCAGTAAATTCCTTTGGTCCTCTAGTTATTGCAGCAAATACAGCCTCTGTTGCTATTGAAGGATTTGTTAATACATCTTTAAATGCTCTTTATCAAACAGCTTTAAACTTTACAAGTCAAAACTACGGTGCTAAAAAATTTGCTAGAATAGATAAGATTCTTACTCTTTCTTTGATTTTATCATTTATTTGTGGAGCATTTTTCGGATTTGGAGCTTATATCTTTGGAACTCCTCTTTTAAGCATTTGGATTACTAATAAAGAAGCTATCTCCTATGGTTTAATTAGATTAGGTGTAGTTGGTATAAGTTACTCTCTATGTGGTTTGATGGATGCCTTTGTTGGAGCTTTACGTGGACTTGGTCTTTCAATAATGCCAACTGTAATTACTCTATTTGGAGCTTGTTTATTCCGTATTTTATGGGTATTTACTATCTTTGAAAACAACCATACTCTATTCACTTTATATATGTCTTATCCTATATCTTGGATATTGACATCAGGAGCTTTAGGATTGTATTATTTATATGTAAGAAAGAGACTTTTTAAAAATTATTTAAGTATTTAACAAAAAAAGGTTATTGCATTTTAAATACTTGCAATAACCTTTTTTCTAAATTCCACTATTTCTTGTATAAAATTTACCTAAATTTTTTGTTCCATCTTCTCCATTTACCATTATTTTTACTCTATTAAATTTACCTGTTTCAGTTAAACTATTAACTATAGAGTAAATAGTCATTAAACTTTTTTGAGTATTATTATCTAACTCTTTTATCTGTGAGCTAAAATCTAAATAGATCGTCTTATCATTAAAGTATACATTATATAAAGTAATATCTTCACTTTTTATATATTTTTCTCCTCTTAATACTTCAATAATCTTCTCTGTTAGTTTAATTGCTCTATCCTTTGTACTTTGAGCTAAATCTATCTCTGCCTCTCTTTTTTCAAGAGTTGTCAATTTAGAATTTGGAACATATATTGTAACTTTTTCTTTCTCTCTATTTTCTACTGATTTTTGATTATTTTCTATAGTTATAACTTCACTCTCTGTTGCATATGTAAAATACATTATCCCTGAACCTATAATAAATGCCCAGCAAACTATAAAAAAGATTAAAGTTTTTCTTTTCAATATTACACCTCATTATTAATAAAAATAATCTCTTACTTGTTTAGCTATCTCTTGAGCCATTCTCTTTTGATATGTTGGACTTGTAATTTTTTTCAAATCCCCTTGGTTACTAATAAATCCTACCTCTATCAATACCCCTGGTCCGTTAAATCCTCTTAATACTGCAAAGTTAGCTCCATGAATTCCTCTATTTCTTAAACCAATAGCTGCTGCTAAAGCATTATTAGTTTTTCTTGCAAATCCAATAGATTTCTCTTGGTTTTTTTTATAAGCTAACTCTCCCATAATTTGAGCTATAGAGTTACTTTTATCTCCATATTTATCTCCGAAACTGTTTTCAAAAGCTGCTATTCTCTCAGCATATGGAGAAGATTTTTTTGAAAAATAAAATACTTCTACTCCATTTTGTTTACTTGAAACTGCTGAGTTAGCATGGATACTAATAAACATATTAGCCTTAGCTCTATTGGCTATTCTTGGACGTTCTGACAACTTAATAAATCTGTCACTATCTCTAGTCATTATCACATTAAAGTCTTTTTTTAGCTCATCCCTTAAATATCTACTTACTGCTAAAACAACTGTTTTTTCATAATACTTTTTAAATCCAATTGCTCCTGGATCTTTTCCTCCATGTCCAGCATCTATGGCAATAGTAAACTGCTTTCTAGTTGAACTGTCACTAAAAGTAACTACAAAATCATTTCCTTTAAGAGCTCCTTTATAGCTAATATTTTTATTTAGTTTAATAAAAAAACCTACAGAGCCACCATAATTTACTACTTGTAAACTTTCCACATATTTATTTTTAAAACTTTTTTCATTTATTTTAGTATCTAATTTGCTTCCAGGAAATTCAAGAAAAATCAGTTTATTATATTCATCATAATTCATTGTATAATTTGGTTTTGTACTTCCTGAAAAATCAACAGTTAAATTTGCCCCACTCATCTTTACATTTCTAATATTTCCAGCAAAAGAAAAAATTGTCAATAATAGAAATGTTACTACCGTTATAATCTTTCTCATATCTTTCTCCACTACTCTGTATTAATGAAAAAACGACAATTAATATTGTCGTTTTATTTCATAAGGCTATAAAACTCTTGAGATTGCACTTTTAACAAATGTTACTTTTATGCCTTTATCTACTTTAACATCTACTTCTTCTTCTCTAACTGCAACTATTGTTCCTTTTATTCCTCCAATAGTTACTATGTTAACTCCCTCTTTTAATGAGTCTAACATCTCTTTTTGTTTTTTAGCTTTTTTCTTGTTTGGAAGAATCATAAATAGGTATATAATTAATCCCCAAACAACTAGCATTATCCAAGTTCCATATTTAGCTAATATTTCGTTCATTTTAACCCCCTCACAAAAATTCTTGCTAACATTGTATCACATAACACCTGTTTTTTCAATTCTTAATAAAAGCTTATTTAAAAAATGCTTTTATTTTATCTTTTATACTTTTATGCTTCTTATAATTTTTATCTTTTAAGCTCTCTTCAAACTTTCTAAGTAGTTCTTTTTGATCTTCACTTAAATCAGTAGGAGTTTCCACAACTACTTGTACCAACTGATCTCCTGTCATAGATCCTCTTAGAGATTTTATTCCCTCTCCTTTAAGTTTAAAGAATTTTCCTGTTTGAGTTCCTGCTGGTATTTTTATATTTTTCTTACCATTTAAAGTTGGGATCTCTACCTCTCCACCTAGAGCTGCTGTTGTAAATGTAATAGGGATTTCACAAAGAATATCGTCTCCTCTTCTTTCAAAAAGTTCGTGAGGTTTTACCCTAATAACAACATATAAATCTCCATTTGGTCCACCAGTTTCACTAGCTTCTCCCATTCCACTTATTCTTAATTTTTGTCCATCATCTATACCTGCTGGTATTTTTATTTTTTGTTCAACAGTTTCTTTTACAATTCCTGTTCCATAACATTTTTTACATTTCTTCTCTGGAATTTCACCTTTACCATGACACTCATCACACTCTGCATAGCTTTCGAAGTTTCCAAGAATTGTTCTTTGAACAGTTTTTATTCTACCTGAACCATTACATTTAGGACATTTTTTCATAGCACTTCCTGGCTCTGCTCCAGTTCCATTACAAGTACCACATTTTCCATTTCTCTTATATTTTATAGTTTTTTCTATTCCTTTAGCTGCTTCTTCTAAAGTGATCTCAACTTGATATCTTAGATCTGCTCCTGGCTCAACATAGCTTCTTCTTCCACTACCACCAAAGCCACTAAATCCTCCAAAGCCTCCAGCTCCTCCACCAAAGAATGAACTGAAGATATCTTCAAAGCCACTAGCATCTCCTCCGAAGCCTCCACCAAAGCCTCCTGGTCCACCTTGTTCAAATGCTGCATGACCGAATCTATCATATTGTGCTCTTTTTTCTTTATCTGATATCACCTGATATGCTTCATTTACTTCTTTAAATTTTTCTTCTGCTTCTTTTTTCTCTTTTTCACTTGCATTGCTGAATTTATCAGGATGATATTTCATGGCAGCTTTTCTATATGCTTTTTTTATCTCTGCGTCTGAAGCATCTTTTGCTACTCCCAATACTTCATAATAATCTCTTTTTGCCATTTAATATTTCCTCCATAATTAATATCTAGAACATTATATCATAAAATTTCATTTAATTAATACTATTTTTATCTATTAAATTAAAAAATTGTAATATTTAATTCTCTAGTATATTGTCCACCTTTTTCCAATTTTTCTATTCCAACTTTTTCAGTTAATTCTCCAGAAGCATTGTCATAATCTGAAATTCCATTCCATGGTTCAAAGCAAACATAATCTGCTCCTGGTACATTCCAAAATGCTATATATTTAAATCCATCATATTCAAATTTTACTCCTGAACTATTTTTACTATTTCTTAGCCAAACTACTTTAGAATTTGGATTTTCTATAATTGCAGCATCATTTATAAATCTATCTCTTTCTAAATTAATTCTATTTCCTTCAAAGAATTTGATTTTATCTTTAGAAGAGATTAATGCTCCATTAAGTCCAAAAATTTCTCCATCTTCCTCTTTTTCAAACTCTATATAGTAATCTGTAACTTTTACATTTTCATCTGTTGGTGCATTAAATGCAGGGTGTGCTCCTAAAGAGAAATACATATCTCCATCAGTTAAATTTTCAACTCTGTACTCAATTTTTACTGTTTTTTCTTCTATTATATATTTCATAAAGAATTTAAAATCAAAAGGATAAATCTTTCTTGTTTCTTCACTTGATTCAAAAACAAAATCTAAGAAATTTTCTCCTTGACTTGATAATTTAAACTCATTATCTCTAGCAAATCCATGTTTTGTTTTTATATTATACTCTTTTCCATTGTAAAAATATCTATCTTCTTTTATTGCTCCTACAAAAGGAAATAATACTGGTGAACTTTTTGCCCAAAATTTAGGATCTTTTTGCCAAACATACTCTTGTCCGGTTACTAAATCTTTTATTCCTGTTAGTTCTGCTCCCTTACTTTCTACTCTTACTTCTATTGTATTGTTTTTTAATTTAAATTCCATCTTTCCTCTCCTTAATATCTGTTTTTTCTAAATTTAGCAGAAACTCTTTTTTTAAAAGACCTCCACCATAACCTACAAGTTTTTTATTTTTTCCTATTACTCTATGACAAGGTATTATAATAGATATTGGATTTTTATTATTAGCCCCTCCCACAGCTCTTACCGCTTTAGGATTTCCAATAGCTATCGCCTGTTCTTGGTAACTTCTAGTTTCACCATAAGGTATTTCTACTAATGCTTTCCATGCCTTTTTTTGAAATTCTGTTCCTGTCCTTATATCTAGTTTTATATTAAATTCTCTTCTTTTTCCCAAAAAGTACTCTTTTAATTGCTGAATACATCTCTTTACTTCATCAGATTCAATAGCTTCATCTATTTTTTCCACAAAGTTAATAGAACTTATTCCATCTTCCTCTTCAACAATTTCAAGAATTCCAAAATCTTTTACTTCTAAATACCCTTTTCCCTTCATTATTTCTCCTATAATAATTAGAGGGAATAGAGTAACATTACCCTATTCCCTCTATGGTATTTTCCTTTTATAGGAAGTTATTTAATTATTTCTGATTAGTCAACAACTTCTGCTTCAGCTACATCATCATCTGCTTTTTTCTCTGCACCTTGTGCTCCTTGTTGAGCTTGTGCTTTAGCTTGAGCTTCTTTATAGATCTCTTCAGCAAATTTATGAGCAACTTGAGATAATTTTTCCATAGCTTTTTCTATAGCTTCTTTATCTTCTCCATCTTTTACTTTTTTAAGTTCTTCAACTGCTGCTTCAATATCTTTTTTCTCTTGTTCAGAAGCTTTATCTCCATAATCTTTTAGAGATTTTTCAGTAGAAGAGATTAGCATATCTGCTTTATTTCTTGTTTCTACTAATTCTTTGAATTTTCTATCTTCAGCTTCATTTGCTTCAGCTTCTTTTGTCATTCTTTCAATATCTTCTTTAGATAGGTTAGTTGATCCAGAAATAGTTACTGTATTTTCTTTTCCTGTTCCTAAGTCTTTAGCTGATACGTGTACAATTCCGTTAGCATCAATATCAAATGTTACTTCGATTTGAGGTACACCTCTTGGAGCTGCTGGGATTCCTTCTAGGTTAAATTCTCCTAGTTTGTGGTTGTCAGCTGCTTTAGCTCTTTCTCCTTGTAGTACGTTGATTGTAACTGCTGGTTGGTTATCTACTGCTGTAGAGTAAATTTGAGATTTTTTAACTGGAATAGTAGTATTTTTCTCAATCATTTTTGTAAATACTCCACCTAGAGTTTCAATTCCTAAAGATAATGGAGTTACGTCTAGTAATAGAACGTCTTTTACGTCTCCCATTAATACTCCACCTTGAATAGCTGCTCCTGCTGCAACAACTTCATCTGGGTTGATTCCTTTATTAGGTTTTTTACCGAAGAATGATTCTACCCATTCTTGAACTGCTGGGATTCTTGTAGATCCTCCAACTAATAATACTTCATCTATTTCTGATGGATTTAAGTCAGCATCATTAAGAGCTGTTTTTGTAGGTCCTTGAGTTGCTTCAACAAGGTGTCTTGTTAAATCATTGAATTTAGCTCTTGTTAATTTCATTTCTAAGTGTTTAGGTCCTGTAGCATCCATTGTAATGAATGGTAAAGAGATTGAAGTTTCCATCATTGAAGATAGTTCTTTTTTAGCTTTTTCTGCTGCATCTTTAAGTCTTTGGTATGCCATTTTATCATTTGATAGGTCAATTCCAGTTTCTTTTTTAAATTCAGATGTTAACCAGTTGATAACTTCATTATCGAAGTCGTCTCCTCCTAGGTGGTTGTTTCCTGCTGTAGATATAACTTCGATTACTCCATCAGCTATTTCAAGAACTGATACGTCAAATGTTCCTCCTCCAAGGTCGAACACTAGAACTTTTTCTTCTTTTTTCTTTTCTAGTCCATATGCTAGAGCTGCTGCTGTAGGTTCGTTAATAATTCTTTTTACATCTAGTCCAGCAATGATTCCAGCGTCTTTAGTTGCTTGTCTTTGAGAGTCTGTAAAGTAAGCTGGTACAGTGATTACTGCTTCTTTAACTTCTTCTCCTAAGTAAGCTTCAGCATCTTTCTTTAATTTTTTTAATGTCATAGCAGAAATTTCTTGTGGAGTATATTTTTTTCCAAAAATTTCTACTTTATAGTCAGTTCCCATATGAGTTTTGATTGAACTTACTGTTGATAGTGGGTTTGTAATTGCTTGTCTTTTTGCAATCTCTCCAACTATGATTTCTCCATTTTCTTTGATATTTACTACTGATGGAGTTGTTCTAGCTCCTTCAGAGTTAGGGATTATTGTTACGCTTCCCCCTTCCATTATTGCCACACATGAGTTTGTTGTTCCTAAGTCAATACCGATTATTTTACTCATTCTAATTACCTCCTAAAAAACTCTATATATTAAAATTTTCAGTTTTTACTAAATTAATTTATTATCCTCTTTTACAAACTTTTACCATTGAAGGTCTAATTACTTTTCCCTTCATTGTATATCCTTTTTGAAGTTCTAAAACTATCTCATCATCTTGATATTCTGGATTGTCTTCAACCATTACAGCATGATGGAACATTGGATCATATTTACCTTCAGCTTTTATAGCTTCAACTCCTTCAGATTCCATAATACCTTTTAGTTGAGTTAGTATCATATCAACGCCTTTTACTAATCCATCAAAATCTTTAGTTTCTGATGATGCTGTTATAGCTCTTTCTAAGTTATCTACACCATCTAATAATTTAGTTATTATCTTTTCTGATGCAAATTTTCTTAATTCTTCTAACTCTTTTTCTTTTCTCTTAGTGAAGTTTTGGAAATCAGCTTGTTTTCTTAAATAAGATTGTTTCCAATCTTCAACTTCTGCTTGAAGCTTTCCAATTTCCTCTTCATAGTTTTTATCTGCTTCGCAACAACATTTTTCTTCTGATTCTTTATTTTCACAGTTGCATGTACAATTTTCTTCTCTATCTATATTTTCTTCTAATATTTCTTTTTCCTCTTTTAAATCTTTATCTGTCATCTGATTCGTCCTTTCTCTCTATTTGATTAATTACTTTATTTACCTCTTGTGTTATATACTTAATGAATCCCATAGTTTTTGAATAAGCCATTCTCTTAGGTCCTATAACCCCTAAAATTCCTTTTGAAGTCCCTGCTTTATATATTGAATATACAAAGCTATAATCTTCAAGTCCTTTTATTCCAAGCTCATCTCCAAAGATTACATTAACCTTTTCTAAGGAATTCTCTCTACTTTTAACCACTTGTTCAAATAGTAATTTAATATCTTTCCTGTGGTGGAAAAGCTCTAAAGCTTCTGATATATCATTTACATTTTTATCTTTAAATATACTTGGTACATTATTTATAAATAACTTACCATCATCATCAAAAATTCTTCCCTCATCTTTTATTAATTTTCTACCTTTAATAAAAGTCTCAATATTTTCTAAAGTTACTTGATTATCTCTTATCTTCATATTTATCTCTTTTGAGATAAGTTCTAACTCTTCTGTTGAAACTGCTTGATCTAAGATTATCTTTTTAGTTTTTACTGATCTGTTTTCCATAACAATTACAGCTACAACCATAAAGTCATCTACATGAACCAATTCTACCTTTTTTATTCTCTCTACAAGTACACTTGGTTCCATTACAATTCCAGCATATGAAGTTACTTTAGATAATAAAGAAGAGGTTTTTTGTAATAACATATCTAACTCATTAATCCTAAACTCATATTCAAGCTCAATATTCTCTTTTTCCTCTTTAGTTAACTTTTCTACTTTTAGTAACTCATCAAGATAATATTTATATCCTTTATCTGTGGGAATCCTTCCAGAAGAGGTATGTGTCTTTGCTATAAGCCCCATATCTTCCAAATCAGCCATTACATTTCTAATTGTAGCTGATGAAAGATTAATCCCATATTTTTTTACCAAAGTTCTTGAACCTATAGTATCACCAAAAGTTAAATAATAATTTACTATAGCATTCAGTACTAATTTTTCTCTATCTGTAATAGCCATCTCTCATCACCTTTTTTGTTAGCACTCATTTAAGTGGAGTGCTAATTCTTAATTAAGAAGATACACCATATTTTCATCTTTGTCAATATTTTTTTTATTTTTGTTAATAAAAAAGCAGATAATCTTCTTATTTAAAAAAAATTCATGCTATAATTAAATTAAGAAAAGAGTTTTTTCGTAATATGAATATCAGCAAAATAAAAAGACAAGGTCTACCACATAAACAACCTTGTCTTTTTTATTTTCTAGTATCTACTCAGGTATTCAAATTCTACAAAAATTATCTAGCCTAAAGTTTAATTTCTATGATACTAGATTATCTTTTAAAGAGCAATTTTCAAAACTTATATTTTTAATATCAACTAGCCTCCATACTAGCGAATAAAGAATCCCTATTGCTCATTCCGTTGAAAATGCAAAACTCGGCTTCGCCTCAAACACGTTGCATTTTCTTAACTGCATTTCGCTAAGGGATTCTAATATTCTCTAGTGAATTACGGCTTTAGTTGATATTGGGATAAAATTTTGATTCTTATATATTTTATGGGTAATAGGTGAGTAGTTACATTTTCTATTTTTTTAAACTGAATTTCTAATTAATTAAACACAAAAAAAAGAGCCCCTAAAGGCTCTTTAATTTTTTATTAATTTAATTATTCAGCTGCGATAGCAGAAACTGGACATCCACCAGCACAAGCACCACAATCTACACAAGCATCTCCGATAGCGTATTTTCCATCATCAGTTGCTGATATAGCTCCTACTGGACAAGTTCCTTCACAAGCTCCACATCCGATACAAGTATCTTTATCTATTACGTGCATTAAAATCCCTCCTATAAATTTCTATAAAGTATTTTCTTAACTACTTAAACTATATCTTATTTTTCTTAATCTGTCAAGTATAATTTAAAAAAAATGTTGTATTTTCAAACACTAATCTTTTGAAAATCAAATTTTTATACTTTTTTTCAATCTAAGCATCATGTTCTAAAAGGTTATTAACTCTTATTATTGTTGATAATTTTCTTCCATACTCCTCTTTTATCTCTGAATAACTATTTAGATGTTTAACAAGTTTTAAAGAATTTTCTCCGTT
The DNA window shown above is from Fusobacterium varium and carries:
- a CDS encoding GerMN domain-containing protein, with amino-acid sequence MKRKTLIFFIVCWAFIIGSGIMYFTYATESEVITIENNQKSVENREKEKVTIYVPNSKLTTLEKREAEIDLAQSTKDRAIKLTEKIIEVLRGEKYIKSEDITLYNVYFNDKTIYLDFSSQIKELDNNTQKSLMTIYSIVNSLTETGKFNRVKIMVNGEDGTKNLGKFYTRNSGI
- a CDS encoding N-acetylmuramoyl-L-alanine amidase, with translation MRKIITVVTFLLLTIFSFAGNIRNVKMSGANLTVDFSGSTKPNYTMNYDEYNKLIFLEFPGSKLDTKINEKSFKNKYVESLQVVNYGGSVGFFIKLNKNISYKGALKGNDFVVTFSDSSTRKQFTIAIDAGHGGKDPGAIGFKKYYEKTVVLAVSRYLRDELKKDFNVIMTRDSDRFIKLSERPRIANRAKANMFISIHANSAVSSKQNGVEVFYFSKKSSPYAERIAAFENSFGDKYGDKSNSIAQIMGELAYKKNQEKSIGFARKTNNALAAAIGLRNRGIHGANFAVLRGFNGPGVLIEVGFISNQGDLKKITSPTYQKRMAQEIAKQVRDYFY
- the yajC gene encoding preprotein translocase subunit YajC encodes the protein MNEILAKYGTWIMLVVWGLIIYLFMILPNKKKAKKQKEMLDSLKEGVNIVTIGGIKGTIVAVREEEVDVKVDKGIKVTFVKSAISRVL
- the dnaJ gene encoding molecular chaperone DnaJ, which codes for MAKRDYYEVLGVAKDASDAEIKKAYRKAAMKYHPDKFSNASEKEKKEAEEKFKEVNEAYQVISDKEKRAQYDRFGHAAFEQGGPGGFGGGFGGDASGFEDIFSSFFGGGAGGFGGFSGFGGSGRRSYVEPGADLRYQVEITLEEAAKGIEKTIKYKRNGKCGTCNGTGAEPGSAMKKCPKCNGSGRIKTVQRTILGNFESYAECDECHGKGEIPEKKCKKCYGTGIVKETVEQKIKIPAGIDDGQKLRISGMGEASETGGPNGDLYVVIRVKPHELFERRGDDILCEIPITFTTAALGGEVEIPTLNGKKNIKIPAGTQTGKFFKLKGEGIKSLRGSMTGDQLVQVVVETPTDLSEDQKELLRKFEESLKDKNYKKHKSIKDKIKAFFK
- a CDS encoding aldose 1-epimerase family protein; this encodes MEFKLKNNTIEVRVESKGAELTGIKDLVTGQEYVWQKDPKFWAKSSPVLFPFVGAIKEDRYFYNGKEYNIKTKHGFARDNEFKLSSQGENFLDFVFESSEETRKIYPFDFKFFMKYIIEEKTVKIEYRVENLTDGDMYFSLGAHPAFNAPTDENVKVTDYYIEFEKEEDGEIFGLNGALISSKDKIKFFEGNRINLERDRFINDAAIIENPNSKVVWLRNSKNSSGVKFEYDGFKYIAFWNVPGADYVCFEPWNGISDYDNASGELTEKVGIEKLEKGGQYTRELNITIF
- a CDS encoding methylated-DNA--[protein]-cysteine S-methyltransferase, encoding MKGKGYLEVKDFGILEIVEEEDGISSINFVEKIDEAIESDEVKRCIQQLKEYFLGKRREFNIKLDIRTGTEFQKKAWKALVEIPYGETRSYQEQAIAIGNPKAVRAVGGANNKNPISIIIPCHRVIGKNKKLVGYGGGLLKKEFLLNLEKTDIKERKDGI
- the dnaK gene encoding molecular chaperone DnaK, which encodes MSKIIGIDLGTTNSCVAIMEGGSVTIIPNSEGARTTPSVVNIKENGEIIVGEIAKRQAITNPLSTVSSIKTHMGTDYKVEIFGKKYTPQEISAMTLKKLKKDAEAYLGEEVKEAVITVPAYFTDSQRQATKDAGIIAGLDVKRIINEPTAAALAYGLEKKKEEKVLVFDLGGGTFDVSVLEIADGVIEVISTAGNNHLGGDDFDNEVINWLTSEFKKETGIDLSNDKMAYQRLKDAAEKAKKELSSMMETSISLPFITMDATGPKHLEMKLTRAKFNDLTRHLVEATQGPTKTALNDADLNPSEIDEVLLVGGSTRIPAVQEWVESFFGKKPNKGINPDEVVAAGAAIQGGVLMGDVKDVLLLDVTPLSLGIETLGGVFTKMIEKNTTIPVKKSQIYSTAVDNQPAVTINVLQGERAKAADNHKLGEFNLEGIPAAPRGVPQIEVTFDIDANGIVHVSAKDLGTGKENTVTISGSTNLSKEDIERMTKEAEANEAEDRKFKELVETRNKADMLISSTEKSLKDYGDKASEQEKKDIEAAVEELKKVKDGEDKEAIEKAMEKLSQVAHKFAEEIYKEAQAKAQAQQGAQGAEKKADDDVAEAEVVD
- the grpE gene encoding nucleotide exchange factor GrpE, which produces MTDKDLKEEKEILEENIDREENCTCNCENKESEEKCCCEADKNYEEEIGKLQAEVEDWKQSYLRKQADFQNFTKRKEKELEELRKFASEKIITKLLDGVDNLERAITASSETKDFDGLVKGVDMILTQLKGIMESEGVEAIKAEGKYDPMFHHAVMVEDNPEYQDDEIVLELQKGYTMKGKVIRPSMVKVCKRG
- the hrcA gene encoding heat-inducible transcription repressor HrcA translates to MAITDREKLVLNAIVNYYLTFGDTIGSRTLVKKYGINLSSATIRNVMADLEDMGLIAKTHTSSGRIPTDKGYKYYLDELLKVEKLTKEEKENIELEYEFRINELDMLLQKTSSLLSKVTSYAGIVMEPSVLVERIKKVELVHVDDFMVVAVIVMENRSVKTKKIILDQAVSTEELELISKEINMKIRDNQVTLENIETFIKGRKLIKDEGRIFDDDGKLFINNVPSIFKDKNVNDISEALELFHHRKDIKLLFEQVVKSRENSLEKVNVIFGDELGIKGLEDYSFVYSIYKAGTSKGILGVIGPKRMAYSKTMGFIKYITQEVNKVINQIERKDESDDR
- a CDS encoding 4Fe-4S binding protein — protein: MHVIDKDTCIGCGACEGTCPVGAISATDDGKYAIGDACVDCGACAGGCPVSAIAAE